Proteins from one Microcaecilia unicolor chromosome 2, aMicUni1.1, whole genome shotgun sequence genomic window:
- the LOC115461954 gene encoding olfactory receptor 1F1-like has protein sequence MGTKNHTIVSSFILLGMSDLPEHRIILFLVFLALYLLNLLGNIVMITLIVIDPQLKTPMYFFLCNLSFADMCLATVNVPNLMANLFSKSKSISYSGCITQMYFFLATGIAECFLLSAMAYDRYVAICNPLHYTMVMNRKLCSLIVAGCWTISSLHSLLHTLLMSQLTFCGPNTIDHFFCDLPPLLKLSCSDISTNEVVIFIEGAIIGCGTFLCILISSHIHILITILGVRSAEGRRKAFSTCSSHLIVVTLYFGSGYFTYFQPSPSYNHERNRFMTVIYTVVTPMLNPFIYSLRNKDVKGALRRAIGRKLVQVQTPKISALI, from the coding sequence ATGGGAACTAAAAATCACACTATTGTTTCATCATTCATTCTCTTGGGAATGTCAGATCTTCCAGAGCACCGGATCATACTATTCTTGGTGTTCCTAGCTCTGTACCTGCTTAACTTGTTAGGAAATATTGTCATGATCACATTAATAGTCATTGACCCTCAACTTAAAACCCCCATGTATTTCTTTCTCTGTAACTTATCCTTTGCAGACATGTGTTTGGCCACAGTCAATGTTCCTAATCTAATGGCCAATTTATTTTCCAAGAGTAAAAGCATTTCTTACTCTGGTTGTATTACACAGATGTATTTCTTTCTTGCTACAGGAATTGCTGAATGTTTTCTTCTTTCAGCGATGGCATATGATCGATATGTGGCAATCTGTAACCCTCTCCATTATACAATGGTGATGAACAGGAAACTCTGTAGCCTAATAGTGGCTGGATGCTGGACCATTTCTAGCCTCCATTCCTTGTTGCACACTTTGTTGATGTCTCAGTTGACCTTCTGTGGGCCAAATACAATAGACCATTTCTTCTGTGACCTCCCACCTCTACTAAAGCTCTCCTGCTCTGATATCTCCACCAATGAAGTAGTGATTTTTATTGAAGGAGCAATCATAGGTTGTGGCACCTTCCTGTGCATACTCATCTCATCTCACATACACATCCTGATCACTATCCTTGGCGTTCGATCAGCTGAGGGGAGACGcaaagccttctccacctgctcctctCATCTTATCGTGGTAACTTTGTACTTTGGGTCTGGTTATTTTACCTATTTTCAACCTTCTCCTAGCTATAACCATGAAAGGAACAGATTTATGACTGTGATATACACAGTTGTAACACCAATGCTGAATCCATTTATCTACAGTCTCAGAAACAAAGATGTGAAGGGAGCTCTGAGACGCGCCATTGGTAGAAAGTTGGTTCAAGTTCAGACACCTAAAATCTCTGCTCTAATTTAA